The Couchioplanes caeruleus sequence CGCTCGGCAACCGAACCGCCGATCACGAGGCATTTCCGCGGCGAATCCCCGCCGGGTCGCGGCGGTGCGCCACCATGGTCACCATGTGGGGGTTCAAGCGGCGTCGCAAGCGGCGCAAGAAGCATTTCGGCGACTGCGGCGACTGCGACTGCGATGTCTGTGACATCCCGGGTTGCGACTTCAGCCTGCTGAGTACGACTCTGCTGGCCTTCTCCCGGTTCGGCGGCGAGCGCGGGACCCGGGTCTCAGGCACCGACCTCGCGGTGACGGCCGCGATCCGTGGCTACCGCCGGGTGTCCCCGCGGCTGCCCACCCGCTGCCGTTTCACGCCCACCTGCAGCGCCTACGGACTCGAGGCGGTGCAGCGTCACGGCACCCGCCGCGGCCTGCGGCTCACGGCCGAGCGCCTGCGTCGCTGCCGGCCGGGGGTCTCGTACGGTACCGCCGACCCCGTTCCGTGACCTTCGTCCGGCACGATGGTCCCTCCGCGACGGGGGACGGGAGTGCAGGGTGTCGACCATGGACGGCGAGCGGGGCCGGACGCCGGTCCGCAAGATCGTGGTACGCCGGCCGCCGCGGCAACGCGGCGCTCCCCGGCACGGGACCGGCCCCCGGCAACGCCGTGCCGAGCGGGCGCTGAGCGGGCTGCAGCGCACCTTCACCCGGCCCGACGCCGTGGTCCGCGGCTGGGGTGCCTCGCTGGCACCGTGGCGGCTGGCGGCCCTCGGCGTGGTCATCGCCCTGGTGCTCGGTTTCGCCTGGGTGCGACTGTTCCACATGGGCCCGCCGTCGGTGGAGGACCTGCGCCGGGCGGCGGGCGTCGACGAGTGGCGCACGCTGCCCATCGGCGTCAAGGACGACCAGCCGGGCGTCGCCTACCGCGACCCGCAGGGCGCCTGGAGCGGGTTCGACATCGACATCGCGTACATGATCGCCGAGGATCTGGGCTTCCGCCGCGACGACGTGCGCTTCTACGGCATCGAGAGCGAGGACCGGGCCCGCATGGAGGCCACGGACCCGCAGGGCAACCCGGTGCCGGTGAAGATGGTGATCGCGAGCTACAGCATCACGGCCGAGCGCGAGGCCATGCCCAACGTCATGTTCTCGGCGTCCTACCTGCACACCGAGCAGTCGGTCATCACCCTGCGCGGTCACGACAAGGTCGCCAGCCTCGAAGAGTTCAAGGACAAGAAGGTCTGCACCCTGTCCGCGTCGACGAGCGCGATCACCGCGAGAGCGTCCGGTGCCCAGCTCGTCCGACGCAACCGGGTGTCGGAATGCTTCACCGAACTGGCGAAGGGCGCCGTCGGCGCGGTCAGCACCGACGCCGCCATCCTGGGCGGCTTCAAGACGCGCGACCCCGGCCGGTACGACCACTGGGACCTGGGCGACGACAAGACCGAGGCCTGGGGCGTCAGCGTCGGCGACAACAAGGCGCTGCTGGACCTGGTCGACCTCAGCCTCTACCGCTCCTACGCCGACCCGAAGGACGCCCGGTGGGAGCAGGCCTTCCAGAACAACATCGCCACCGAGGTACGCGCCAACGTCGAGCCCGGCGGCGCACCCGTCCCGCTGGCCCGTGCCCAGCAGCCGCTCGCCCGCCGCCCCGACGTGCGTGAGCTGCCGTGGGAGGAGGTCACCCCGTGACCGTGGTGCGCACGATCGACCGTCCGCGCCGCCGCAGCAGCGCCCAGCTCAACTGGCTGTTCACCGCGCTGCCGGCGTTCCCGCTGGTCCTGCTCGTGCTCCGGCTCTGGTACCTGAGCCGGCAGGATCTGCCCACAATGCTGCTGCTGGTGCAGTACATCAGCCCGCTGGGCATGATCAGCGCCCTGGTGATCACGTTGATCTGGGCCGTGCCGGCGGTGGTGCTCGTGCTCCGGATGCTCGGCGGCATCCTACTGGTCAGCACCCCGGACTCGGAGGACGCCGGCCGCCGCTCGCTGATCGCGCTCACCGCGTTGCGCATGCCCGACTGGGTGGTGCTGCTCGCCGCGGTGCTTGCCGGCTTCACCTGGCAGATGCGCATGCTCCCCATGCTGCTCATGCTCGTGGTCTCGATTCTCGGGCTCACGGCCGTGCATCGTCACCCCGACGAGCGCCGGATGCTCGTGGTGGTCACTCTGGTCATCCCGCTCGCGCTCGGCGGGTTGGAGCTGCTCTGGCTGCGGCCCGGCATCCGGGCGGCCCTGGCCGCAGGCGACACGGGTACGGCCGTCCTGCTGCTCGCGCCGCCGCTGCTCGGCTGGCTGCTGACCGGGCCGGTGCCGGCGCGTGCCGCCCGGCTCGCCACCCACTGGCCCGCGGTCGGCGCGGCGCTGGTCGCCCCGTTCGTGATCGGCGTCGTCTTCCTGCGCGCCCCCGTGCTGCCCAACAGCGCCGTCGAGGTCCGCAACGGCAACGAGGCGATGCGGGTGCTCCGCGGCCAGCTCATCACCGTCGACGACACCGCGACCACGATCCTGAGCCGCGGCGGCGACGTCGTCTTCGTCCCCAACGACCAGGTCCGGTCCAAGACACTGTGCCCCGAGCCGGTACGCACCCAGCCCAGCCGGATCACCGTCCGCGGCTGGGCGGTGGACGAGTCGGCGCTGGAATGGGTCGCGCCCACCCGGCCGGTCGCCGACGTCGATCCCCGGTGTCTGGGCCGGCCGCTCGATCCGTGACGGTGTGCCTTTTTCCGCAGTTCGCGGACGCTTGTCCCGGCGCGCCGCCGACCGCGTGCAGACAGGCTGGACCGGACCTGGCAGGCTGCACGCCATGACCTTGCACCTGCGGTGGGCGGCCGTCACCGACAAAGGCCACGTGCGAAGCAGCAATCAGGACTGCTACTACGCCGGTGACCGGCTCCTGGTCGTCGCCGACGGCATGGGTGGGATGGCCGCCGGCGACGTCGCCAGCCGTATCGCCGTCGAGGCCATGGTGTCGCTGGACATCGGCATCGACAACGAGCACCAGATGGACGCGCTGCACAAGGCGCTCGAGGTGGCGAACGGGCGGATCGCGGAGGCGGTCGCGGGCGACGCGGCCCTGCAGGGAATGGGCACCACGCTGACCGCCGTGATCTTCTCCGGCGACCGCGCGGCGCTCGCCCACGTCGGCGACAGCCGCGCCTACCTGCTGCGCGACGGCCGGCTCAACCAGCTCACCAAGGATCACACCTATGTGCAGATGCTCGTCGACCAGGGCCTGATCCGGCCCGAGGAGGCGGCCGGCCACCCGCGGCGCGCGGTGGTCACCCAGGCGCTGCAGGGTGAGCCGGTCAGCCCGTCGTACGTCATCGTGGAGCCGGAGCCGGGCGACCGCTGGCTGCTCTGCAGCGACGGCCTCACCGCCGTCGTCGCGCCCGAGCGGATCGAGGCCGAGCTGCTGGCCTGCGACGCGCCGCAGATCTGTGCCGAGCGCCTGCTCGACCTCGCCCTGCACGGCGGTGGCCCGGACAACATCACCGTGATTGTCGCTGATCTGACAGTCGGCACCTGAGGCGTCCCCGCCGGTCCCCGGCGCAGGCTACTTGCGGGTGGACCGGGCTGCGGTACCTTACTGGCGGCCGATGACCGGCCGTCACTGGTTCGTTCCTCATGGGCTCTGCGGGTGGTGATGACGACGGTACGGCTGTCCGCGCGAGTGCCCGTGACGCTGGGGCTCGTCGCCGCCGTGACGGCCGTCGGCACGTACGCCGTCCCCGCCGGCTCCGGTCAGCGGTTCTTCACCGACGCCGCTCAGTTCGCCGCCGGCGCATTCGCCGCGGTGGTCTGTTTCGTGGCGGCCCGGGACCACGCCGGCGCGCGGGCACACTGGCGACTCATCCTCGGCACCGGCCTCGCCGCCTGGACGTTGGCGCGGCTGTGGTGGACCCTGTGGGACGTCCTCGAGCCGGATCGGGCGCCGGCCGTCACCCTGGCCGACGCCGGCCCGCTGGCGCTGCCCGCCCTCATCTTCGTGGGCCTGATCGCCGGCTCCCTGGCGTTGCCGCGGCCGGTGCAGGCCTCGATGCGCCGCGACCGCACGGTGCTCGTCATCGACAGCGTGCTGATCGCCGGATCGCTGCTCGCCCTGATCCGGTCGGCCCTGCCCCACGGGTTCCTCGAGCGGGCCGGCCAGGACCCGTGGACGGCCGGGTTCACCGCGGCATACCCGGTCGCGGACCTGGTCCTGGTGGTCATGGCGCTGCTGCTGCTCGGCACCCGCCCGGCGTCGCGGCCCGGCCGGGTGACGCTGCGGCTCCTGGTGCTCGCCATGCTCGCCCTGGGCTGCTCCGACACCCTGCGTCTGCTGCATCTCGGCGGCACGGTCATGACGCCGCTCGAGTCGGCCGGCTGGCTGCTCGGCCCCGCGCTGCTGGCCCTCGCCGCCACGACCAACAAGGGAGTCGGCGAGCTGGCCGTCGCCGAGCGGGGCGACGGGGAGTGGCTGCACCTGCTCCTGCCGTACGTGCCCGTCGTGGCGACCGGCGTCTTCCTCGCCGTCCGCACCGGCAGCGGCGGCCAGTTGACGTCGTCCGAGGCGTACCTCGGCTGGCTGGTGCTGGGACTGGTGGTCGCGCGGCAGATGTTCACCATTGTGGACAACACCGTGCTGCTGGCGCGGATCTCCGAGGGCCGGCGCGAGCTGCACCACCAGGCCTACCACGATCCGCTGACCGGGCTCGCCAACCGGGCGCTGTTCCGCGAACGGCTGGTGCTCGCCCTGGACGCGTACCGGTACCGGCGGGTGCCGGTCGCCCTCATCTTCGCCGATCTCGACGACTTCAAGCTCATCAACGACGGCTTCGGCCACGCCGTGGGTGACAAGCTCCTGCGGCTCATCGCCGAGCGCCTCGCCGCCGCGGTGGGGCCGGGCGACCTGGTGGCGCGGCTCGGCGGCGACGAGTTCGCGGTGCTGCTGGAACGCCCGGGAGACCAGGCCGAGGAGACCGGGCACCGGATCCTGACCGCGTTGCGGGAGCCGTACGTCATCGACGGGCACACCCTCGGCGTCAGCGCCAGCCTCGGCCTGGTCCTGCCGGAGTGCGCCGACGAGGAGCTGACCGCCGACGTCCTGCTGCGCCGGGCCGACGCGGCGATGTACGTCAGCAAGCGCCGCGGCAAGAACGCCATGGCCCGCTATGCGGCGGGTGCCGACGGCGGCCCCAACGCGGATCTGCCGGCGCTGCTGGCCCGGGCCGTGAGCGCGCCGGCGGAGTTCGGTTTCGAGGTGCACTACCAGCCGATCGTGCGCTTCTCGGACGGCGCGGTGGTGGCCGTCGAGGCCCTGGCCCGCTGGACGGATCCGGTCGCGGGCCCGGTCGACCCGGAGGTGTTCGTGACGGTCGCCGAGCGCACCGGCCTGGTCGCGGCGATCGACGACTTCGTGCTCGACCGGGCGTGCGACCAGGCGGCGGCGCTGGCCACCGCGTACGGCCGCCCGATCGACGTGCACGTCAACGTGTCGGCGGCCCGGCTGGGCCGGCACGGGCTCGAGGACTCGGTGCTGCGCGCGGTGAAGCGGCACGCCGTACGCGCCTCCCGCCTGGTCGTGGAGATCACCGAGACCCGCCGCATTCCCGACCTGCCCCGCGCGGTGGAGGTGCTGCACCGCCTGCGGCAGTACGGGGTGCGGGTGGCCCTCGACGACTTCGGCAGCGGCTACAACGCGCTGGCACAGCTCCACTCGCTGCCCGTGGACATCGTCAAGCTCGACTCCAGCCTGACCGATGTGGACGTCAGTCCGGAGCGGGCCGGCGCCCTGTGCCGGTCGGTGCTGCGGATCTGCGCCGAGCTGGGCGTGTCGGTGGTCGCCGAGGGCGTGGAGACGCCGGAGCGGGCGCGGGCGCTGGCGGCGCTCGGCTGCGAGCTCGGCCAGGGATACCTTTTCGGCCAGCCCGGCCCCGCGCACCGCCTGACCACGATGATCCCGGCCCAGCCCGATCCGTCCTCCACCGCACACCTAGCCTCCTAGGACGCCCTAGGGGTGGTGCCTCACGGCCCCCGGCGGTTGGTGCGCCGGGTGGGGGTGGCGGTCGCCGGATCCTCGGGCCACGGATGGCGGGGGTAGCGGCCGCGCATCTCCGCCCGTACACCCGGATAGGCATTGGCCCAGAAGGACGCGAGATCGCTCGTCACGGCCAGCGGCCGGCCCGCGGGGGAGAGCAGATGCAGCACCACCGGGACGCCGGCCACCCTCGGGGTGTCCTGCCAGCCGAACGTCTCCTGCAGCTTCACCGCCAGCACCGGCACGGCGGGATCCGAGTAGTCGACGCGGACGGCCGACCCGCTCGGCACCGTCAGGCGCTCCGGCGCGACCTCGTCGAGGCGCCCCGCGACCGACCATGGCAGCAACCGGCGCAGCGCACCGGCCACGTCGATCCGCGCGAGATCGGCACGGCGCCGGGCCGGCCCGAGATCGAGCCAGTCCGCCTCCGCCAGCGCCGCCTCGGAAACGTCCGGCCACGGCTCGCCGAGCGTCGCGTGCGCGAACGCCAGCCGCGACCGCAGCTCCGTCGCGGCGCGCGACCAGGTGAGCAGCCCCAACCCCTCGCGGCGCAGCCCCTCGTGCAGAGCGGCGCGCACCAGGTCCGGATCCGGGTCCTCGATCCGGCGCTCCGCCAGGACGATCGCGCCGAGCCGCTCCACCCGCCGCGCGACCACGTCGCCGTTGACCCAGCCGATCTCCGCGGCCGTCGCGGCCAGCGTCGCGGCGGCGATGCGGGCCGTCGCCTCATCGAGCGGGGCGGCGCTACGGATGCGCGCCGTCCGTGCCCCCGGCGCGCGGTCCGCGTCGGCGACCGCCAGCCAGGTCGTCCCCGCCAGCGTGCTGCCGCCGTGCAGCTCGCCGGCGGTCCCGCCGGCCATCAGGTACGCCCGGGAGCCGGCTTCCCGGGCCCGCGCGACCCGCTCGGGGTGGGCGAGGCCGACGACGAGCCCGGCCGCGAGATCGTCGGTGAGCCCCATGGCCTCGTCCGCCGTCGGGCCTTCCTGCCGGTCCAGTGCCGCTTTCAGCCGGCGGACCTCGGTGGTCCACGCCGGGTCGCGTTCGGATCGGGCCCGGCGCCAGGCGGCGACGAGGTCGTCCGCGGTCCGGTCCGCGTCGAGCAGCGCCACGATCTCGGCCGCGCGCCGGGCGCCCACCAGCGGTGCCGCGTCGAGCAGCGCCCGGGCGAGGCGCGGATGCAGGCCGGCGTCGGCCAGCCGGCGGCCCCGCGCGGTCACCCGGCCGTCCGCGCCGGTCGCCCCGAGCGTGCGCAGCGTGCCCATCGCCGAGCGCAAGGCACCCGGCGGCGGCGCATCCGGCAGGGCCAGACCGTCGCCGTCCGGGTGCCCCCACAGGGCCAGGTCGAGGGCGAAGCCGGTCAGGTCGGCGGCGGCGACCTCCGGCTCCGGCTGCGCCGGGAGCCGGTCGTGCTGCGCCTGCGACCAGCAGCGGTACACCCGGCCGGGGGCCTCGCGTCCGGCCCGGCCCGAGCGCTGGGTGGCCGCCGCCCGTGACACCGGCACGGTCACCAGGGCGCCGAGACCCCGCGCGTGGTCCATCCGGGGGACCCGGCTCATCCCTGCATCCACGACCGCGCGGACGCCGGGGACCGTCAGGCTGCTCTCCGCGACGGCCGTGGCCAGCACCACCCGCCGCGACGTGCCCGGCCGCAGGGCGGCGTCCTGCGCCGTGCCGGTCTGCCGGCCGTGCAGCGGCACGATCTCCGCGTCGATGCCGTGCAGAATTCCCGCGACTGTCGCGATCTCCCGGGCGCCGGGGAGGAAGACGAGCACGTCGCCGTCCCCCTCGTCCAGCGCGCGGCGGACCGTCGCCGCCACGTGGGACAGCAGGCGCGGATCGACGCGCAGGCCGTGCGGGGCGTCGACCGGCTGCGGCGGAGGGCACCATCGCACGTCGACCGGATGCAGCGCGGCCGCGGCGGTCACCACCGGTGCGTCGCCGAGGATCGTGGCCAGGCGCTGCGCCTCGGCGGTCGCGGAGGTGGCGAGCAGGTGCAGGTCCGGGCGCAGGGCGGCGCGTACCTCGATGAGAAAGGCGAGAGCCAGGTCGGAGTCGAGATGCCGTTCGTGGCACTCGTCGAGCACCACCACGGCGGTGCCGGCCAGTTCCGGGTCGCGGTGCAGCCGCCGGACGAGGACACCGGTGGTCACCACCTCGATCCGGGTGCTCGCGGACACCCGACGGTCGCCCCGCACGGTGTAGCCGACGCGAGCGCCCACCTTCTCGCCGAGCAGGGCGGCCATCCGCCGGGCCGCCGCCCGCGCCGCCACCCGCCGCGGCTCGGCGACCACCACCCGTGTCCCTTCCGCGGCGAGCACCAGGGGGACCACCGTCGTCTTGCCGGTGCCGGGCGGTGCCACGAGGACCGCCGCGCCGGCTTCCGCGAGGGCCGCGGTCACGTCGGGAAGGACCGCGCGGATGGGGAGATCCGGGAGGGCGTCGGCGGCGATCAGCACCGGACAAGTCTGGCCTACGCCGTGCTCCGGCCGGGCAGCGTGGTAAATAGATCAGGTGGAGGCGTTCAATTCCCTGCCCGCCGATGTTCTGGAGGCGGACCTGCTGGCGGTCTGCGCCGTCCCGGCCTGGGCGGCCACGGTCGCGGCGGGCCGGCCGTACCCGTCACGGGCCGCGCTGCTGTCCGCGGCGGACGCCGCGGCTCGCGAGCTGAGCTGGCCCGACGTGCTGGCGGGGCTGTCCGCGCATCCCCGCATCGGGGAACGCGCCCAGGGCGACTCGAAGGAAGCGGCCTGGTCGCGCCGCGAGCAGTCCACGGCCGCGACCGGCGGCCCCTCGCCGGAGCTGATCGAGGCCAACCGGGCGTACGAGGAGAGGTTCGGGCACGTCTTCCTCATCTTCGCCAGCGGAAAGACGCAGGAGGAGATCCTGGCCGCGGCCCGCGAGCGCCTGGACCACGACGAGGAAACCGAGCGGCCCATCGTCGCCGGGGAACTGCGCAAGATCGCGCTGCTGCGGCTGGAGAGGTTGCTCGATGGGCTCGGATGAGCAGTTCGTCGCGAAGATCTCCACCCACGTCCTCGACACGGTCACCGGCGAGCCCGCGCGCGAGGTGCAGGTGCGGCTGGAGCGCCAGGACGCCGGCGAGTGGCGGCCGCTGGCCGACGGCCGTACGGACGGCGACGGCCGGCTGAAGCCGCAGATCGCGGCCGACGACTGGCGGGCGGGCGGCTACCGGCTCGTCTTCCAGGTCGAGCCCTACCTCGGCGAGGACGTGTTCTTCCCGGAGATCACGATCGCCTTCCACGTGCACGACCCGCACCGGCACTACCACGTGCCGCTGCTGCTGAGCCGTTACGGCTACACCACCTACCGAGGGAGCTGACGCGTGGCGTTCGTGCTGGGACCCAACCGATACGGCAAGGCGGAAACCCGGCTCGTGCACGTCACGCGCGAGGGCGACACCCACGGCCTGAGAGACCTGAACGTCAGCGTCGCGCTCTCCGGCGACCTCTCCGCCACCCATCTCACCGGCGACAACTCCGGGGTGCTGCCCACCGACACGATGAAGAACACCGTGTACGCGTTCGCCCGCGAACACGGCGTCGGCGAGCCCGAGGCGTTCGCGCTGCGGCTGGGCCGCCACTTCGTCAGCACCCAGCCCCAGGTCTCGTCCGCCCGGGTGAGCATCGAGGCGTACGGCTGGGAGCGGCTCGGCCCGCACTCGTTCCGGCGCAAGGGAGACTTCACCCGGCTGTGCGTGGTCACGGTGAGCGAGGACTTCACCCAGGTCGTGTCGGGCCTCAAGGACTTCGTGCTGCTGAACTCGACGGCCTCGGAGTTCCACGGCTTCCCCCGCGACCGCTACACGACCCTGCCCGAGGCGACGGACCGGATCCTGGCCACGGCGGTCGACGCCCGCTGGCGGCATCTTTCGGACACCGCCGCGTGGGGCGAGTCCTTCGAGAAGGCCAAGGACGCACTCGTCAACGCGTTCGTCAACACGTACAGCTACTCGCTGCAGCAGACGCTGTTCTCGATGGGTACGCGGGTGCTGGACAGTCGCCCGGAGATCGCCGAGATCCGCCTCGCGCTGCCCAACAAGCACCATTACCTGGTTGACCTGTCCCCGTTCGACCTGGAGAACCCGGGCGAGGTCTTCATCGCCGGCGACCGCCCGTACGGCCTCATCGAGGGCACGGTCACCCGCGACGACGTACCGCCGGCTCCCACGGAGTGGTATCTGTGACCCACTTCGCACCCCCCAGGTCCTGACTCGCGGCGCCCGGTCGGGAATCGTCAGTGATCATCGCGCGGTGCTCCGGGTTGTCCACAGCTCGGGCGCGCGCGGCGTCCCCGACCGATACGGTACGGGGAGTCAGACGTGAAGGGAGTTCCCGCCCGTGACCGAGATCCTCTCCGCCGAGGCCGTGGCGTTCGTCGCCGACCTGAACCGGAGGTTCCGACCCCGCCGTGACGAGCTGCTGGCCCGTCGCGCCCAGCGCCGGGCCGAGATCGCCGCCGGGGGGTCGCTGGGCTTCCTGAGCGAGACCGCCGAGATCCGCTCCGGCGACTGGACGGTGCCGCCCGCCCCCGCCGATCTCACCGACCGGCGGGTGGAGATCACGGGACCCACCGAGCGCAAGATGACCATCAACGCGCTCAACTCCGGCGCCAAGGTGTGGCTCGCCGACCTGGAGGACGCGAACACCCCGCACTGGGCCAACGTCGTCGACGGCCAGCGCAACCTCTACGACGCGATCCGGCGCACGATCCGGCTCGAGACCGACAAGAAGACCTACGAGCTCGGCGACGGGCCCTACCCGACGATCGTCATGCGTCCCCGCGGCTGGCACCTCGACGAGCGGCACCTGCCGGTCGACGACGAGCCGGCCGTCGGCGCCCTGGTGGACT is a genomic window containing:
- a CDS encoding PP2C family protein-serine/threonine phosphatase; the protein is MTLHLRWAAVTDKGHVRSSNQDCYYAGDRLLVVADGMGGMAAGDVASRIAVEAMVSLDIGIDNEHQMDALHKALEVANGRIAEAVAGDAALQGMGTTLTAVIFSGDRAALAHVGDSRAYLLRDGRLNQLTKDHTYVQMLVDQGLIRPEEAAGHPRRAVVTQALQGEPVSPSYVIVEPEPGDRWLLCSDGLTAVVAPERIEAELLACDAPQICAERLLDLALHGGGPDNITVIVADLTVGT
- a CDS encoding transporter substrate-binding domain-containing protein, with amino-acid sequence MDGERGRTPVRKIVVRRPPRQRGAPRHGTGPRQRRAERALSGLQRTFTRPDAVVRGWGASLAPWRLAALGVVIALVLGFAWVRLFHMGPPSVEDLRRAAGVDEWRTLPIGVKDDQPGVAYRDPQGAWSGFDIDIAYMIAEDLGFRRDDVRFYGIESEDRARMEATDPQGNPVPVKMVIASYSITAEREAMPNVMFSASYLHTEQSVITLRGHDKVASLEEFKDKKVCTLSASTSAITARASGAQLVRRNRVSECFTELAKGAVGAVSTDAAILGGFKTRDPGRYDHWDLGDDKTEAWGVSVGDNKALLDLVDLSLYRSYADPKDARWEQAFQNNIATEVRANVEPGGAPVPLARAQQPLARRPDVRELPWEEVTP
- the pucL gene encoding factor-independent urate hydroxylase, yielding MAFVLGPNRYGKAETRLVHVTREGDTHGLRDLNVSVALSGDLSATHLTGDNSGVLPTDTMKNTVYAFAREHGVGEPEAFALRLGRHFVSTQPQVSSARVSIEAYGWERLGPHSFRRKGDFTRLCVVTVSEDFTQVVSGLKDFVLLNSTASEFHGFPRDRYTTLPEATDRILATAVDARWRHLSDTAAWGESFEKAKDALVNAFVNTYSYSLQQTLFSMGTRVLDSRPEIAEIRLALPNKHHYLVDLSPFDLENPGEVFIAGDRPYGLIEGTVTRDDVPPAPTEWYL
- the yidD gene encoding membrane protein insertion efficiency factor YidD → MWGFKRRRKRRKKHFGDCGDCDCDVCDIPGCDFSLLSTTLLAFSRFGGERGTRVSGTDLAVTAAIRGYRRVSPRLPTRCRFTPTCSAYGLEAVQRHGTRRGLRLTAERLRRCRPGVSYGTADPVP
- a CDS encoding putative bifunctional diguanylate cyclase/phosphodiesterase, with protein sequence MTTVRLSARVPVTLGLVAAVTAVGTYAVPAGSGQRFFTDAAQFAAGAFAAVVCFVAARDHAGARAHWRLILGTGLAAWTLARLWWTLWDVLEPDRAPAVTLADAGPLALPALIFVGLIAGSLALPRPVQASMRRDRTVLVIDSVLIAGSLLALIRSALPHGFLERAGQDPWTAGFTAAYPVADLVLVVMALLLLGTRPASRPGRVTLRLLVLAMLALGCSDTLRLLHLGGTVMTPLESAGWLLGPALLALAATTNKGVGELAVAERGDGEWLHLLLPYVPVVATGVFLAVRTGSGGQLTSSEAYLGWLVLGLVVARQMFTIVDNTVLLARISEGRRELHHQAYHDPLTGLANRALFRERLVLALDAYRYRRVPVALIFADLDDFKLINDGFGHAVGDKLLRLIAERLAAAVGPGDLVARLGGDEFAVLLERPGDQAEETGHRILTALREPYVIDGHTLGVSASLGLVLPECADEELTADVLLRRADAAMYVSKRRGKNAMARYAAGADGGPNADLPALLARAVSAPAEFGFEVHYQPIVRFSDGAVVAVEALARWTDPVAGPVDPEVFVTVAERTGLVAAIDDFVLDRACDQAAALATAYGRPIDVHVNVSAARLGRHGLEDSVLRAVKRHAVRASRLVVEITETRRIPDLPRAVEVLHRLRQYGVRVALDDFGSGYNALAQLHSLPVDIVKLDSSLTDVDVSPERAGALCRSVLRICAELGVSVVAEGVETPERARALAALGCELGQGYLFGQPGPAHRLTTMIPAQPDPSSTAHLAS
- the uraH gene encoding hydroxyisourate hydrolase, encoding MGSDEQFVAKISTHVLDTVTGEPAREVQVRLERQDAGEWRPLADGRTDGDGRLKPQIAADDWRAGGYRLVFQVEPYLGEDVFFPEITIAFHVHDPHRHYHVPLLLSRYGYTTYRGS
- the hrpB gene encoding ATP-dependent helicase HrpB encodes the protein MLIAADALPDLPIRAVLPDVTAALAEAGAAVLVAPPGTGKTTVVPLVLAAEGTRVVVAEPRRVAARAAARRMAALLGEKVGARVGYTVRGDRRVSASTRIEVVTTGVLVRRLHRDPELAGTAVVVLDECHERHLDSDLALAFLIEVRAALRPDLHLLATSATAEAQRLATILGDAPVVTAAAALHPVDVRWCPPPQPVDAPHGLRVDPRLLSHVAATVRRALDEGDGDVLVFLPGAREIATVAGILHGIDAEIVPLHGRQTGTAQDAALRPGTSRRVVLATAVAESSLTVPGVRAVVDAGMSRVPRMDHARGLGALVTVPVSRAAATQRSGRAGREAPGRVYRCWSQAQHDRLPAQPEPEVAAADLTGFALDLALWGHPDGDGLALPDAPPPGALRSAMGTLRTLGATGADGRVTARGRRLADAGLHPRLARALLDAAPLVGARRAAEIVALLDADRTADDLVAAWRRARSERDPAWTTEVRRLKAALDRQEGPTADEAMGLTDDLAAGLVVGLAHPERVARAREAGSRAYLMAGGTAGELHGGSTLAGTTWLAVADADRAPGARTARIRSAAPLDEATARIAAATLAATAAEIGWVNGDVVARRVERLGAIVLAERRIEDPDPDLVRAALHEGLRREGLGLLTWSRAATELRSRLAFAHATLGEPWPDVSEAALAEADWLDLGPARRRADLARIDVAGALRRLLPWSVAGRLDEVAPERLTVPSGSAVRVDYSDPAVPVLAVKLQETFGWQDTPRVAGVPVVLHLLSPAGRPLAVTSDLASFWANAYPGVRAEMRGRYPRHPWPEDPATATPTRRTNRRGP
- the uraD gene encoding 2-oxo-4-hydroxy-4-carboxy-5-ureidoimidazoline decarboxylase, whose product is MEAFNSLPADVLEADLLAVCAVPAWAATVAAGRPYPSRAALLSAADAAARELSWPDVLAGLSAHPRIGERAQGDSKEAAWSRREQSTAATGGPSPELIEANRAYEERFGHVFLIFASGKTQEEILAAARERLDHDEETERPIVAGELRKIALLRLERLLDGLG